From one Candidatus Paceibacterota bacterium genomic stretch:
- a CDS encoding alpha/beta hydrolase has translation MTGQQMRRTPHRISLFCAGLALALSASGLGGGQAEAARTVRPRTYPPVLPEARAETYKTIGQTNLQLYVFTPKDSARTNQRPAIVFFFGGGWTSGSPQQFEKQCQYFASRGMVAIAADYRVASRQGAKAAQCVADAKSAIRWVRKNAARLGIDPNCVVAAGGSAGGHIAACAAVVPGLDEPGEDTSVSAVPNAAVLFNPVLVLAPLASTNLAAFASRASAARLGIEPRLISPAHHVRAGAPPMLVLHGKADTTVPFATAEAFAAKMKAAGNRCELVGFAGQGHGFFNFGRRNTRYFRETLEKADQFLTSLGYLTGSPRVNKFLSP, from the coding sequence ATGACAGGCCAACAAATGCGCCGCACTCCACATCGCATCTCCCTCTTCTGCGCCGGGCTGGCCTTGGCCTTATCGGCCTCCGGGCTTGGGGGCGGTCAGGCGGAGGCCGCGCGCACCGTTCGCCCGCGCACCTACCCCCCGGTCCTGCCGGAGGCGCGCGCCGAAACCTACAAGACTATTGGCCAGACCAACCTCCAGCTCTATGTCTTCACCCCGAAAGACAGCGCGCGGACGAATCAGCGCCCGGCGATCGTGTTCTTCTTCGGCGGCGGCTGGACTTCGGGTTCACCCCAGCAATTCGAGAAACAGTGCCAGTATTTCGCTTCGCGGGGGATGGTGGCGATTGCGGCCGACTACCGCGTCGCCTCCCGCCAGGGCGCCAAAGCGGCCCAATGTGTGGCGGATGCCAAGTCTGCCATTCGCTGGGTGCGCAAGAACGCCGCGCGGCTGGGCATTGATCCCAATTGCGTAGTCGCAGCCGGGGGCTCGGCCGGCGGCCACATCGCCGCGTGTGCCGCAGTCGTGCCGGGGCTGGATGAACCCGGCGAGGATACCTCCGTCAGCGCGGTGCCGAACGCGGCGGTGCTGTTCAACCCCGTGCTGGTTTTGGCGCCACTGGCGAGCACGAACCTTGCGGCGTTTGCGTCACGGGCCAGCGCCGCGCGCCTGGGGATCGAGCCGCGGTTGATTTCTCCCGCTCACCACGTTCGGGCAGGCGCCCCCCCAATGCTCGTCCTGCATGGCAAGGCCGATACCACCGTCCCTTTCGCTACGGCTGAGGCCTTCGCCGCGAAGATGAAGGCTGCCGGCAACCGGTGCGAGCTCGTCGGCTTTGCCGGCCAGGGGCATGGCTTCTTCAACTTTGGCCGCCGGAATACCCGGTACTTCCGCGAGACCCTGGAGAAGGCAGACCAATTCCTCACCTCGCTTGGTTATCTCACCGGGTCGCCGCGCGTGAACAAGTTTCTGAGCCCGTAA
- a CDS encoding right-handed parallel beta-helix repeat-containing protein: MTAAWQDLPRWAALGAALLLAPVCPAADLYVSPAGSDSNAGTRARPFATLERARDEARRLRQNHKPSKGALTIWLRAGDYFRTNALDLTAEDSGTPNTPVCWSAIKGETVRLLGGRPLSGFVPVTDPATLGRLPEPGREHIVQVNLRTLGITDFGQMQSRGFARPLTAAHCELFFGGRPMTLARWPNEGEWERIAGWPEAGAAKNEWGKDVGKLEDGFLYNGDRPRGWRDISELWVHGYWSWDWANSYERVASIDVDRRHIKTAAPYGLYSFRKKQRFYFLNVMEELDQPGEWFLDRNAGLLYFWPPDPGVRQSSGAPEILLSLLAKPLLVLTNASHVTFRGLIFEANRGNAVEIRGGTSNLIAGCLIRNIGDYGVTITGGTGHGVSGCDIFDTGDGGVSMDGGDRQTLRPGGHYVENCHFARQGRWSKCYVPAVLIGGVGLRASHNLIHDHPHCAILFNGNDHLLEFNEIYRYALETGDVGAIYTGRDYTYRGNRIRHNFLHAPGGVGMGSMGVYMDDNVSGTEILGNVFYQVKRAVFLGGGRDHQVLNNIFVDCDYAVELDGRGLNPNPVWHNMVNNTMRLRLTEVPLSLYRDRYPALKALDQYYGPPGGPPITGADFKGVPPEGNVVGHNVCVGRWLHAYWLATADMIRLDNNLTNAVTAFRRPPGDPPRAQDFALLRSSPAWELGFKPIPFGEIGLRRDKLRSSLPGARASH; the protein is encoded by the coding sequence GTGACCGCTGCCTGGCAGGATCTGCCGCGCTGGGCAGCGCTCGGCGCAGCGCTCCTTCTCGCGCCAGTCTGCCCCGCGGCAGACCTTTACGTCTCCCCCGCCGGCAGCGACTCCAATGCCGGCACGCGGGCCAGGCCATTCGCCACGCTTGAACGCGCCCGCGACGAGGCTCGCCGCCTCAGGCAGAACCACAAGCCATCCAAAGGTGCCCTCACCATCTGGCTCCGGGCGGGCGATTACTTCCGCACCAACGCACTCGATCTTACTGCCGAGGACTCCGGCACGCCGAATACTCCCGTCTGTTGGAGCGCCATCAAGGGCGAGACGGTCCGCCTGCTGGGCGGCCGACCACTCTCCGGCTTCGTGCCCGTCACCGATCCCGCAACCCTTGGCCGCCTCCCTGAGCCTGGACGCGAGCATATCGTGCAGGTCAACCTCAGAACCCTTGGCATCACCGATTTCGGCCAAATGCAATCGCGGGGATTCGCTCGTCCACTCACGGCAGCCCACTGCGAGTTGTTCTTCGGCGGCCGCCCGATGACGCTGGCCCGCTGGCCGAACGAAGGTGAGTGGGAGCGCATCGCCGGCTGGCCCGAGGCCGGCGCGGCCAAGAACGAATGGGGGAAGGACGTCGGCAAGTTGGAGGACGGCTTCCTCTACAACGGCGACCGCCCGCGCGGGTGGAGGGACATCAGCGAGCTCTGGGTCCACGGTTACTGGTCTTGGGACTGGGCCAACTCCTATGAACGCGTCGCCTCAATTGATGTGGACCGCCGACACATCAAGACCGCCGCGCCCTACGGCCTCTACAGCTTCCGCAAGAAGCAGCGGTTCTATTTCCTGAATGTGATGGAAGAGCTTGACCAGCCGGGCGAGTGGTTCCTGGACCGCAACGCCGGCCTGCTCTATTTCTGGCCGCCGGATCCAGGCGTGCGCCAGTCCTCTGGCGCGCCCGAAATTCTGCTCTCACTCCTGGCCAAGCCACTCCTCGTCCTCACCAACGCCTCGCATGTCACCTTCCGCGGTCTGATCTTCGAAGCCAATCGTGGCAACGCCGTCGAGATCCGGGGCGGCACCAGCAACCTTATTGCCGGCTGCCTCATCCGCAACATTGGCGACTACGGCGTCACCATCACTGGCGGCACGGGCCATGGCGTGAGCGGGTGCGACATCTTTGACACGGGCGATGGCGGTGTTTCCATGGACGGCGGTGACCGCCAAACCCTCCGGCCCGGAGGGCATTACGTCGAGAACTGCCATTTCGCCCGCCAGGGTCGCTGGTCCAAATGCTACGTGCCCGCTGTCCTCATCGGCGGCGTGGGCTTGCGCGCGTCGCACAATCTTATCCACGACCACCCCCATTGTGCCATCCTCTTCAACGGCAACGATCATCTGCTGGAATTCAACGAAATCTACCGCTATGCCCTGGAGACCGGGGATGTCGGCGCCATCTACACCGGGCGTGACTACACCTACCGCGGCAACCGCATCCGCCACAACTTCCTCCACGCCCCCGGCGGGGTCGGCATGGGTTCAATGGGCGTCTATATGGACGACAACGTCAGCGGCACGGAAATCCTCGGCAATGTCTTTTACCAGGTCAAACGAGCCGTCTTTCTCGGCGGCGGGCGGGATCACCAGGTGCTCAATAATATCTTCGTGGACTGCGATTACGCGGTGGAATTGGATGGCCGCGGGCTCAACCCGAACCCCGTCTGGCATAACATGGTGAACAACACGATGCGCCTCCGCCTTACCGAGGTTCCACTGTCCCTTTACCGCGACCGCTACCCCGCTCTCAAGGCCCTCGATCAATATTACGGCCCGCCCGGCGGCCCTCCCATAACCGGCGCCGATTTCAAGGGCGTGCCCCCCGAGGGCAATGTCGTCGGGCACAACGTGTGCGTCGGCAGGTGGCTGCACGCCTATTGGCTTGCCACCGCCGACATGATCCGCCTGGACAACAATCTCACCAACGCCGTCACCGCCTTCCGCCGCCCGCCCGGCGACCCGCCGCGCGCTCAGGACTTTGCCCTCCTCCGCAGTTCCCCCGCCTGGGAGCTCGGTTTCAAGCCCATTCCGTTCGGGGAAATCGGCCTGCGCCGCGATAAGCTGCGGTCCAGCCTGCCCGGTGCAAGGGCCAGCCACTGA
- a CDS encoding DedA family protein: MLKTLIDWYLRTLESGGFALVALLMAIESSIVPLPSEVVIPPAAHLAWNDGIHFLGLHFTGWSGQVGLVIAGAVGSWLGATAMYWASRLAGRPLVMRYGRYFLISPAKVEGAERWAANYGSFGIFASRLLPVVRHLIGIPAGIVRMDYLKFSIYTLIGSAIWSAVLCWLGVKVGADITKGEMHKVTYWLFGFLVVVGVMYYFFVHRHMQQRNPPPPGTDKAKGR; the protein is encoded by the coding sequence ATGCTCAAAACGCTCATTGATTGGTATCTGCGCACGCTGGAAAGCGGCGGTTTTGCGCTGGTGGCCCTGTTGATGGCCATCGAAAGCTCGATCGTCCCGCTGCCCAGCGAGGTCGTCATCCCCCCCGCGGCGCATCTGGCATGGAACGATGGCATCCATTTCCTCGGCCTCCACTTCACCGGGTGGTCAGGCCAGGTTGGCCTGGTAATCGCCGGGGCGGTGGGTTCCTGGCTCGGCGCAACGGCGATGTACTGGGCTTCACGGCTTGCCGGACGGCCTTTGGTGATGCGCTATGGCCGTTACTTCCTGATCTCGCCCGCCAAGGTGGAAGGGGCTGAGCGCTGGGCGGCCAACTACGGGTCCTTTGGCATCTTCGCCTCGCGGCTGCTGCCTGTGGTCAGGCATCTTATCGGCATCCCGGCCGGCATTGTGCGTATGGACTACCTGAAGTTTTCAATCTACACGCTGATCGGTTCGGCAATTTGGTCCGCAGTGTTGTGTTGGCTGGGGGTTAAGGTCGGCGCCGATATCACCAAGGGCGAGATGCACAAAGTCACCTACTGGTTGTTCGGCTTTCTGGTTGTGGTCGGCGTGATGTATTACTTCTTTGTCCACCGCCACATGCAGCAGCGGAATCCGCCGCCGCCCGGCACCGACAAAGCTAAGGGCCGGTAA
- a CDS encoding coproporphyrinogen-III oxidase family protein, producing MQKSDLCWKPFLHRAVTGRWQRPRLSAIAAPWPSGLERAGLYLHVPFCRNLCPFCPYNRTLYSDAGYARFEAGVHAEIDLYAPCLKGTKIDTLYIGGGTPTVNPPGLLRLVRHIREAFPGVYDGCVELHPSSMDDGCLALLQGAGIRRLSVGVESASDRLLALLGRSHDGATALEATRRAMAAGFDSVNVDLMFALPTQTLAEWQADLEAVLSLGVDQISTYPLFGFPYSERGRERRLSEIERPSGALIRSMLALTHEEAERHHLKQCAVWSWIRPGRSKFSSITRHHYVGFGPSAASMIGSAFYVNTFDVDAYADALTRGRPVALVLPVDRRLEMAYWLYWRAYELKAREADFQKVFGVDASLEGTFGKITRLFRALRLVQSEPDGWRITRRGAYWIHRLQNEYSLNYINRLWGTCRRVAWPQEVRL from the coding sequence ATGCAGAAGTCTGACCTGTGCTGGAAGCCGTTCCTGCATCGCGCAGTGACGGGCCGGTGGCAGCGGCCGCGGCTTTCCGCCATCGCAGCCCCCTGGCCCAGCGGCTTGGAGCGGGCGGGACTCTACTTGCACGTCCCGTTTTGCAGGAACCTCTGTCCTTTTTGCCCCTACAACCGCACGCTGTACTCGGATGCGGGCTACGCGCGGTTCGAGGCAGGAGTGCACGCGGAAATTGACCTCTACGCCCCGTGCCTCAAGGGAACGAAGATTGACACGCTTTACATCGGTGGCGGCACGCCCACGGTCAATCCGCCCGGGCTGCTTCGCCTCGTGCGGCACATCCGCGAGGCCTTTCCCGGCGTTTACGACGGGTGCGTCGAGTTGCACCCCTCCAGCATGGACGACGGCTGCCTGGCGCTCTTGCAGGGCGCTGGAATCAGGCGGCTCTCCGTCGGCGTGGAGTCCGCGAGCGACCGGCTGCTGGCGTTGCTGGGGCGGAGCCATGATGGGGCGACGGCGCTGGAGGCAACGCGCCGCGCGATGGCCGCCGGGTTCGATTCAGTCAATGTGGATCTGATGTTTGCGCTCCCGACGCAGACGCTCGCCGAATGGCAGGCCGACCTCGAAGCGGTCTTGAGTCTGGGGGTGGATCAGATCAGCACTTACCCGCTCTTCGGATTTCCCTACTCCGAGCGGGGCCGGGAGCGCCGGCTTTCGGAGATCGAGCGTCCTTCGGGCGCGTTGATCCGGTCCATGCTTGCTCTGACCCACGAGGAGGCGGAACGGCATCACCTGAAACAGTGCGCCGTGTGGAGCTGGATCAGGCCGGGACGAAGCAAGTTCAGCTCGATCACGCGTCATCACTATGTGGGGTTTGGCCCCAGCGCCGCCTCGATGATCGGCAGCGCGTTCTACGTCAACACGTTTGACGTGGACGCCTACGCGGACGCGCTGACGCGTGGGCGGCCGGTGGCGCTGGTGCTGCCGGTGGACCGCCGGCTGGAAATGGCCTACTGGCTCTACTGGCGCGCCTACGAGCTGAAGGCCCGCGAGGCGGACTTCCAGAAGGTGTTTGGGGTGGACGCATCGCTGGAAGGCACCTTCGGAAAGATCACGCGGTTGTTCAGGGCATTGAGGCTGGTGCAAAGCGAACCGGACGGTTGGCGCATTACCCGCCGGGGCGCTTACTGGATTCATCGCCTGCAAAACGAGTATAGCCTGAATTACATCAACCGTCTGTGGGGGACCTGCCGGCGTGTGGCGTGGCCGCAAGAGGTGAGGCTATGA
- a CDS encoding uracil-DNA glycosylase, producing MSAAYNQLLDGIIQHLEELNERGVRFVSVSPETLAGLSRRPPVVPAGRPAAPAPQPVVRPPVKPQLDVPKPVEATVPAFAELRQRVSACVKCSHLAASRKNVVFGVGSINAQLMFIGEAPGADEDQQGEPFVGKAGQLLTKIIQTMGLTRETVYIGNILKCRPDTPGKASGNRKPTPAEMQTCIPYLHEQIDLIRPKVIVALGATAVEGLLGKTLAITRLRGQWRTYRGIPLMPTYHPAYLLRNQALAEKRRVWEDMLQVMEKLDLPISEKQRRFFLKG from the coding sequence ATGTCCGCTGCGTATAATCAACTGCTCGACGGGATCATCCAACATCTGGAAGAGCTGAATGAGCGCGGTGTCCGCTTTGTTTCCGTCTCGCCGGAAACGCTGGCGGGGTTATCGCGGCGTCCGCCGGTTGTCCCGGCCGGGCGCCCCGCAGCGCCTGCGCCGCAGCCAGTTGTTCGGCCGCCCGTGAAACCGCAATTGGATGTTCCTAAGCCGGTCGAAGCAACTGTACCCGCGTTCGCTGAATTGCGACAGCGCGTATCCGCTTGCGTGAAATGCTCCCACCTCGCCGCCTCCCGCAAGAATGTCGTCTTCGGCGTGGGCAGCATCAACGCGCAGCTCATGTTCATTGGCGAAGCGCCGGGAGCCGACGAAGACCAGCAGGGCGAGCCTTTTGTGGGCAAGGCCGGGCAGTTGCTGACCAAGATCATCCAAACCATGGGCCTCACCCGGGAAACGGTCTATATCGGCAACATCCTGAAGTGCCGGCCCGACACTCCCGGTAAGGCGTCGGGCAACCGCAAACCCACCCCGGCGGAGATGCAGACGTGCATACCCTACCTCCACGAGCAGATTGACTTGATACGGCCCAAGGTCATCGTGGCCCTGGGCGCGACGGCCGTGGAAGGGTTGCTGGGCAAAACCCTTGCCATCACCCGCCTCCGCGGCCAATGGCGCACCTACCGTGGCATCCCCCTCATGCCCACCTACCACCCGGCCTACCTGCTGCGAAACCAGGCCCTTGCCGAGAAGCGCCGGGTCTGGGAAGACATGTTGCAGGTCATGGAGAAGCTTGATTTGCCAATCAGCGAGAAGCAGCGCCGGTTCTTCCTGAAAGGCTGA
- a CDS encoding radical SAM protein, with translation MKARVWAERAAYAFKTLVLRQHRPWLVGLVITDQCNLNCHYCESKNTGQYRFTWPETCKAVEAAYGRGCRSLYFTGGEPMLWRDGDKAIQDAVSYAQSLGFHEIFIFTNGTFPLNTRGCHFIVTVDGPRAVHERIRPGTYDLILHNVRQAVTKAVFASITLGRQNVDCIEEFAREMVSAGLFRGISFNLLTHWPEMVQRHGIPPADRLAVMDRLWRLKQKGYPIVLSRAAWRALRDNRWKRPIREIQLITNQRVFDCCRDVDNPAICENCGYANCVEVAQILALRPSALWQVLKIVGN, from the coding sequence ATGAAGGCGAGGGTCTGGGCGGAACGGGCGGCCTACGCCTTCAAGACGCTGGTGCTGCGGCAGCATCGCCCTTGGCTTGTCGGGCTGGTGATAACCGATCAATGCAACCTGAATTGCCACTACTGCGAAAGCAAGAACACCGGGCAATACCGCTTCACCTGGCCGGAAACCTGCAAAGCCGTCGAAGCCGCCTATGGTCGCGGTTGCCGCTCACTCTATTTCACCGGCGGCGAGCCCATGCTTTGGCGCGATGGCGATAAAGCCATCCAGGACGCCGTCTCTTACGCGCAGAGCCTGGGATTTCACGAGATCTTCATCTTCACGAACGGGACATTTCCACTGAATACCCGGGGCTGCCACTTTATCGTCACCGTGGATGGGCCGCGGGCAGTCCACGAGCGGATTCGGCCCGGCACGTATGACCTGATCCTGCACAACGTGAGACAGGCCGTCACGAAGGCAGTGTTCGCCTCCATCACGCTGGGGCGCCAGAATGTCGATTGCATTGAGGAATTCGCCCGGGAGATGGTGTCAGCCGGGTTGTTCCGGGGTATCTCTTTCAATTTGCTCACGCACTGGCCGGAGATGGTTCAGCGCCACGGCATCCCTCCCGCCGATCGTCTGGCGGTAATGGATCGGCTTTGGCGCCTCAAGCAGAAAGGGTATCCCATTGTGCTTTCGCGGGCGGCGTGGCGCGCGCTGCGTGACAACCGCTGGAAGCGGCCTATTCGCGAGATCCAACTCATCACGAACCAGCGAGTTTTCGACTGCTGCCGCGATGTGGATAACCCTGCCATCTGCGAGAATTGCGGCTATGCGAACTGTGTGGAAGTCGCGCAGATACTGGCGCTTCGGCCTTCCGCTCTCTGGCAGGTGCTCAAAATAGTCGGGAACTGA
- a CDS encoding M14 family zinc carboxypeptidase, which translates to MPRTTIRRPGFIITLGAVLFGLALGSSAAEPRIRIDADFPGGNIVVDSIAGDTVTLHQDLRDTAGNWFYWCFRVRGAAGRTLRFGFSESNPIGTRGPALSLDSGKSWTWLGTNAVQGKEFSCAIPRGAREARFCFAIPYLEGNLKEFLKRHSRHPNLKVESLCRTPKGRRVELLRLGRLDGKAEHAVLLTCRHHACEMIASYSLEGIMEAVLDADEGRRLREQVEFFVVPFMDKDGVEDGDQGKNRKPHDHNRDYDGNSLYASVRAVRELVAGRLGSRKIALALDMHCPHIRGARNEHIYFVGGPEPENWARVGEFSEVLQTVRRGPLRYRSSDNLPHGQAWNTLSGPPRSFGQWAAAQPNVLIGTSIEIPYANVGKTTVTAENARAFGHDLARAMDQYLLPPSTSASR; encoded by the coding sequence ATGCCGCGCACCACGATTCGCCGACCGGGATTCATTATCACTCTGGGGGCGGTGTTGTTCGGCCTTGCTCTTGGCTCGAGCGCAGCCGAGCCGCGGATCCGCATTGATGCGGATTTTCCCGGCGGCAATATCGTGGTGGATTCCATCGCGGGCGACACGGTGACGCTGCACCAGGATTTGCGTGACACGGCGGGCAACTGGTTTTACTGGTGCTTTCGCGTTCGCGGTGCCGCGGGGCGAACCTTGCGCTTCGGCTTCTCTGAATCCAATCCCATCGGCACACGCGGACCAGCCCTCAGCTTGGACAGCGGCAAGTCCTGGACATGGCTGGGCACAAATGCGGTGCAGGGAAAGGAGTTTTCCTGCGCCATTCCCCGAGGAGCGCGCGAAGCGCGATTCTGTTTCGCGATCCCTTACCTGGAGGGCAATCTCAAGGAATTCCTCAAACGCCATTCGCGCCACCCCAATCTGAAGGTGGAGTCGCTGTGCCGGACGCCGAAAGGCCGGCGCGTGGAACTGCTGCGGCTGGGCCGACTGGACGGGAAGGCCGAACACGCCGTCCTCCTGACCTGCCGCCATCATGCCTGCGAGATGATCGCCAGCTACAGCCTCGAGGGCATCATGGAGGCGGTGCTCGATGCCGACGAAGGGCGCCGGCTGCGGGAGCAGGTGGAGTTCTTTGTGGTGCCGTTTATGGACAAGGACGGGGTCGAAGACGGCGACCAGGGTAAGAACCGCAAGCCGCACGACCACAACCGCGACTATGATGGCAACAGCCTGTATGCCTCGGTGCGGGCGGTGCGCGAGCTGGTCGCGGGGCGTCTCGGCTCGCGGAAGATCGCTCTCGCGCTGGATATGCACTGCCCCCATATTCGCGGCGCTCGCAACGAGCACATCTACTTTGTCGGCGGGCCGGAGCCGGAGAATTGGGCCCGGGTGGGAGAGTTTTCGGAGGTGCTGCAGACGGTGCGGCGCGGGCCGCTTCGTTATCGGTCCTCGGACAACCTGCCGCACGGGCAGGCGTGGAACACCTTGTCCGGTCCGCCGCGCAGCTTCGGACAATGGGCCGCCGCGCAGCCGAACGTGCTCATCGGCACCAGCATCGAGATTCCTTACGCGAACGTGGGCAAAACAACGGTTACGGCCGAGAATGCGCGCGCCTTCGGCCACGATCTGGCCCGGGCTATGGACCAATACCTCCTGCCGCCTTCAACGTCGGCGAGCCGCTAG
- a CDS encoding alanine--glyoxylate aminotransferase family protein yields MGHVKLHIPGPVEVSEKTFRAFCTPMIGHRGQGFKDLYAKIQPQLQQLLYTKQLVYISTSSAWGVMEGAIRNLVSRKVLNCMCGAFSDKWFDVSKRCGKEAEALQVGWGSPIRAAEVDKKLASGQFDALTVIHNETSTGVMSPIEEIAGLKKKYPDVMFIVDSVSSMSAVPLKFDELGVDVLLAGTQKAFALPPGTAIFVCSKAALARAATIKDRGYYFDLLEFQKNVEQSMTPSTPSIGHVYALESKLQDIFAEGLEARYARHRRTNQMTRDWAAKHGFNLFPEPGFESLTLTCVSNGARPGGRTVDVPKLQKLVKDQGWLIDGGYGKIKGTTFRVSNMGDETEATMAQLFAAMDNAMKQL; encoded by the coding sequence ATGGGACACGTTAAATTACACATACCAGGCCCGGTGGAAGTCAGCGAGAAGACCTTCCGCGCTTTCTGCACCCCGATGATCGGACATCGCGGGCAGGGCTTTAAAGATCTTTACGCAAAGATCCAACCGCAGCTCCAGCAGTTGCTCTACACGAAGCAATTGGTCTATATCAGCACGTCCTCAGCCTGGGGCGTGATGGAAGGGGCCATCCGCAACCTGGTGTCCCGGAAGGTGCTCAACTGCATGTGCGGCGCGTTCTCGGACAAGTGGTTCGACGTCTCCAAGCGATGCGGCAAGGAAGCCGAGGCGCTGCAGGTGGGGTGGGGCTCGCCCATCCGCGCCGCGGAGGTGGACAAGAAGCTGGCGAGCGGCCAGTTCGACGCGCTGACGGTGATCCACAACGAGACCTCCACAGGCGTGATGAGCCCGATCGAGGAGATTGCCGGGCTCAAGAAGAAGTATCCGGACGTGATGTTCATCGTGGACTCGGTCAGCTCGATGAGCGCGGTGCCGCTCAAGTTCGACGAGTTGGGCGTTGACGTGCTGCTGGCCGGGACGCAGAAGGCGTTTGCGCTGCCGCCGGGCACGGCGATCTTCGTCTGCTCGAAGGCGGCACTGGCCAGGGCGGCGACGATCAAGGATCGCGGTTATTACTTCGACCTGCTGGAGTTCCAGAAGAACGTCGAGCAGAGCATGACGCCCAGCACACCGAGCATCGGCCACGTGTATGCCTTGGAGTCCAAGCTCCAGGACATCTTCGCCGAAGGGCTGGAGGCGCGTTACGCGCGGCATCGCCGGACCAACCAAATGACGCGCGATTGGGCGGCCAAGCACGGGTTCAACTTGTTCCCGGAGCCGGGGTTCGAGTCGCTCACGCTCACCTGCGTGAGCAACGGCGCGCGGCCAGGCGGGCGCACGGTGGACGTGCCGAAGCTGCAGAAGCTGGTCAAGGACCAGGGCTGGCTGATTGACGGCGGCTACGGCAAGATCAAAGGGACGACTTTCCGCGTGTCCAACATGGGCGACGAGACGGAGGCAACGATGGCCCAGCTCTTCGCGGCGATGGACAACGCGATGAAGCAATTGTGA
- a CDS encoding sigma-70 family RNA polymerase sigma factor, whose amino-acid sequence MMTTSTMSAAASNDADLVADTLAGNREAFGQIVARYQSLICSLAYSATGSLGQSEDLAQETFITAWKRLRLLREPPKLRAWLCGIARNRINDSLRREGRQPLADSEPLDAAHDAPAPEPLPPEQTISHEEETILWRSLERIPPLYREPLVLFYRQHQSIERVAEALELSEDAVKQRLSRGRKLLHEQVLAFVEGTLEKTNPGRAFTLGVLAALPLYATSAAAATVGATAAKGSATAKAAATAGVVAAVAGPLIAFLGTYIGYRFGCDTAQYPRERELLKKFYRLLCFSIGAFILLTFPIIFYGRTLVHSHPWVFASMVLVLVTAYTTVVVVGGLKLLRQQSRLVRDHAAGGARQPAAPRPRPAWEYRSPLSLLGLPLLHIRIGGDLSLRCKPLKAWIAVADTAIGVLFAYGGVAIAPLAVGGLAIGLVPLGGCAIGLVALGGLSLGWWSFGGCAVGWLAFGGCALAWQAALGQLALAREFALGAAAYAAHFNDATAQALAQNTLFFRWANVALRYLWLINLAWIIPMIIWWRVEKRSHATRAQ is encoded by the coding sequence ATGATGACCACCAGCACGATGTCAGCAGCGGCATCTAACGATGCGGACCTGGTCGCCGATACCCTCGCCGGCAACCGCGAGGCCTTCGGCCAGATTGTCGCCCGCTACCAGTCCTTGATCTGCTCGCTGGCCTACAGCGCCACCGGCAGCCTCGGCCAGAGCGAGGACCTTGCCCAGGAAACCTTCATCACCGCCTGGAAACGGCTCCGGCTCCTGCGCGAGCCCCCCAAACTCCGCGCCTGGCTCTGCGGCATCGCCCGCAACCGCATCAACGACTCCCTCCGTCGCGAGGGCCGCCAGCCCTTGGCAGACTCCGAACCCCTCGACGCAGCCCACGACGCGCCCGCGCCCGAGCCGCTGCCCCCCGAGCAGACCATCAGTCATGAGGAGGAGACGATTCTCTGGCGCTCGCTGGAGCGCATCCCGCCGCTTTACCGCGAGCCGCTGGTCCTGTTCTACCGCCAGCACCAGTCCATCGAGCGCGTCGCCGAGGCGCTTGAGCTGTCCGAGGACGCCGTCAAGCAGCGCCTTTCGCGGGGGCGCAAACTGCTGCACGAACAGGTCCTCGCCTTCGTTGAAGGCACACTGGAGAAGACTAACCCAGGCAGGGCTTTCACGCTGGGCGTGCTGGCGGCGCTGCCGCTCTATGCCACTTCCGCTGCGGCGGCCACCGTCGGCGCCACCGCCGCCAAAGGCAGCGCCACCGCCAAAGCCGCCGCTACGGCTGGCGTCGTGGCCGCGGTCGCTGGCCCGTTGATCGCCTTCCTCGGAACCTACATCGGCTACCGCTTCGGCTGTGACACCGCGCAATACCCGCGCGAACGGGAACTGCTCAAGAAATTCTACCGCCTGCTGTGCTTCTCCATCGGCGCGTTCATCCTGCTGACTTTCCCCATCATCTTCTACGGCCGTACGCTGGTCCATTCGCATCCCTGGGTATTCGCAAGCATGGTGCTGGTGTTGGTGACGGCCTATACGACGGTGGTTGTGGTCGGTGGCTTAAAGCTCCTTCGTCAGCAGAGCCGCCTCGTCCGGGATCATGCGGCCGGCGGCGCGCGCCAGCCAGCCGCCCCGAGACCCAGGCCCGCCTGGGAATACCGCTCCCCGCTCAGTCTCCTCGGCCTGCCTCTCCTGCACATCCGCATCGGTGGCGACCTGTCCCTCCGCTGCAAACCGCTTAAGGCCTGGATCGCCGTGGCCGACACGGCCATTGGCGTGCTCTTTGCCTATGGTGGTGTCGCCATCGCGCCGCTGGCGGTCGGTGGCCTGGCCATCGGTCTGGTGCCCTTGGGCGGCTGTGCCATCGGCCTTGTAGCGCTGGGCGGCCTCAGCCTGGGCTGGTGGTCCTTCGGCGGCTGTGCCGTCGGTTGGCTGGCCTTCGGCGGGTGCGCTCTGGCCTGGCAAGCCGCCCTGGGCCAACTGGCCCTCGCCCGCGAATTTGCCCTTGGCGCCGCCGCCTATGCCGCCCATTTCAACGACGCCACCGCGCAAGCCCTTGCTCAGAACACCCTGTTCTTCCGCTGGGCTAATGTGGCTTTGCGTTACCTCTGGTTGATCAACCTGGCCTGGATCATCCCCATGATCATCTGGTGGCGTGTGGAAAAGCGCAGCCACGCAACTCGGGCGCAATAG